A genomic region of Deferribacterota bacterium contains the following coding sequences:
- the htpX gene encoding zinc metalloprotease HtpX — protein sequence MNINTLKTAFFLTILTVLFIFIGGLIGGKTGMIIAFVFALLMNLFSYWFSDSIVLKMYRAKEVDEASAPDLYRIVRRLTTKANLPMPKVYIINNSTPNAFATGRNPKHAAVAVTSGILQLLNERELEGVLGHELAHVKNRDILIGSIAATVAGAIMMLADMARWSAIFGGFGGDDDNNNPMGFIVLLLVSILAPIAAMLVQMAISRSREYLADSKGAYFSGDPTALASALRKISGGVAAKPMKANPATSHMFIINPLSGKNIMTLFSTHPPVEERIKRLEAMARGV from the coding sequence ATGAACATAAATACTTTAAAAACAGCTTTCTTTTTAACAATATTGACAGTTCTGTTTATTTTTATTGGTGGTCTTATTGGTGGCAAGACTGGCATGATTATTGCGTTTGTATTTGCCCTACTTATGAATCTATTCTCTTATTGGTTTTCAGACTCTATTGTTCTTAAAATGTATAGAGCTAAAGAAGTAGATGAGGCAAGTGCTCCAGATTTATATAGAATTGTAAGAAGGCTTACAACAAAGGCAAACCTGCCAATGCCCAAGGTCTATATTATCAACAATTCAACTCCAAATGCCTTTGCAACTGGAAGAAATCCAAAGCATGCTGCTGTTGCAGTAACTTCTGGAATATTACAATTACTAAATGAAAGAGAATTAGAAGGCGTATTAGGACATGAGCTAGCACATGTAAAGAATAGAGATATATTAATTGGATCTATTGCTGCAACTGTTGCTGGCGCAATAATGATGCTTGCTGATATGGCAAGGTGGTCTGCTATATTTGGAGGTTTTGGTGGTGATGATGACAATAATAATCCAATGGGTTTTATAGTTTTATTACTAGTTTCAATTCTTGCCCCTATTGCTGCTATGCTTGTTCAAATGGCTATTTCAAGATCTAGGGAATATTTAGCTGATTCAAAAGGTGCATATTTTTCTGGTGACCCAACTGCACTTGCATCGGCATTAAGAAAAATATCCGGTGGTGTAGCTGCAAAACCAATGAAAGCCAATCCAGCAACATCACATATGTTTATTATAAACCCTCTTAGTGGTAAAAATATAATGACACTATTTTCTACCCATCCACCTGTTGAAGAGAGGATAAAGAGACTTGAAGCAATGGCAAGAGGCGTTTAA